TATCACCAGAATGTCGTCCTTATACCTTACGTGACAATGGTTTTACTAATACGAAGCAGGGGAACTTTGAATATCGTCGTCCCTTGGATTCTGAGAGTCGTCAAGGTTTAGTTTTAAAAGTTATGGTCGATAAGGATTTGAAAGGTATCAAGATTTCAACGGTAACGGATAAGGGCTTTAAGACGGTAGATGTTAGCAAATTAGATAATAATGCAATGGTTGTCGAGAAAGTTAATTTTATTTTTGATGGCTTTGTGGACCGAAATGTCCTCATTGAAGTGGACTAGAAAGGAGAATTATGACCGAGGCAAACCCAAATAAAGGCAAGCGCGTCGTCCTTGGGATGAGTGGCGGGGTTGACTCTTCAGTAGCAGCTTTATTGCTCAAGGAACAAGGTTATGATGTGATTGGCTTATTTATGAAGAATTGGGATGATACCGACGAGACGGGTTTTTGTACGGCGACTGAAGATTATGAAGATGTTGCTAAAGTTGCAGAACAATTGGATATTCCCTATTATTCTGTCAATTTCGAGAAGGAATATTGGGACCGGGTGTTTGAGTACTTCTTGAAAGAATATCGTAACGGACGCACCCCGAATCCGGACGTCATGTGTAATAAGGAAATTAAATTTAAAGCTTTCCTCGATTATGCGATGGATTTAGGCGCAGATTATATTGCTATGGGCCACTATGCCCGGGTGCGCCGGGACGCTGACGGGACGGTTCATCTCTTGCGTGGTGTAGACGATAATAAGGATCAAACATATTTCCTGAGTCAATTGAGCCAAGCCCAATTACAAAAAGCGCTCTTTCCCTTAGGCCACTTGGAGAAAGCGGAAGTGCGTCGTATTGCTGAAGAAGCTGGTCTGGCTACCGCCAAGAAGAAAGATTCCACCGGAATTTGTTTTATTGGTGAGCGGGACTTTAATGAGTTTCTCTCAAAATATTTGCCGAACCAACCAGGTGAAATGCGGACCTTAGATGGTGAAGTGAAAGGTGAGCATATGGGCCTAATGCATTACACTATTGGCCAAAGGCACGGATTAGGCATCGGCGGAGGTGGCCAATCCAATGATCCTTGGTTTGTCATTGGTAAGGATTTGACGAGCCAAACCTTATATGTAGGCCAAGGCTATGAGCATCCGAATTTATATTCGGACTACTTAGATGCTTCCGAAATTCAATTTACTAATCCACTGGGCATGCCCCAGAAATTCAGTTGTACCGCGAAATTCCGCTACCGCCAACAAGATGTGCCGGTGGATGTTCAATTAGACGAAACAGGTACGAAAGCCCGCGTAACGTTCAGCGAACCTATGCGAGCCATTACTCCAGGTCAAGCGGTAGTGTTCTATGACGGTGAGGAATGCTTAGGTGGCGGCATCATCGACGCAGCTTATGTCGGGGACAAACAGCGTCAATACGTTTAATAAGAATTATGATAAGCGTCGTCATTTACTTTTGTTGAGAAGTAAATGACGGCATATTAACGAAAAGAGGTCAATATGTCAGTACTAGAAATTAAGAATTTACACGTTGCGATTGAAGATAAGGAAATCCTTCACGGTGTTGATTTAACGTTGAAAACCAATGAGGTTCATGCCATTATGGGGCCAAACGGTTCAGGTAAATCAACCTTAGCGGCAGCGATTATGGGAAATCCTTTGTATGAAGTGACGGAAGGAGAAATCCTCTTAGACGGGGAAGATGTCTTGGAAATGGAAGTAGATGAACGTGCTCGTAACGGCCTATTCATCGGTGCCCAGTACCCGATGGAAGTGCCGGGAATTACCAATGCTAACTTCATGCATACAGCCATCAACGCTCGTCGACCAGAAGATGACAAAATGGACATTCGCACCTTTATCGAAAAACTCGATAAGAATATGGCACTCCTAGCGATGCCTGAAGCAATGGCTGAACGCTATTTAAATGAAGGGTTTTCCGGTGGTGAGAAGAAACGTAATGAAATCCTCCAAATGCTCATGTTAGAGCCGACGTTTGCTTTACTAGATGAGATTGATTCTGGCTTGGATATTGACGCTTTACAAGTCGTTGCTAAAGGCGTGAACTCAATGAAGGGCGAAGACTTTGGTGCAATGATTATTACACACTATCAACGCTTATTGAATTATATTACACCTGACTATGTACATATTCTGATGAAAGGAAAAATCGTCAAATCTGGTGACGCTTCCCTTGCGAAACGCCTTGAAGCTGAAGGCTATAAAGGTATCGCGGATGAGTTGGGTATTCAACTAGACGGAAGTGAGGCCGAAGCTAATGCATAAGAAAGCTCAAATACCTGAATGGTTTAAGCAAACCCAAGCAAGTGCTGCTATAAATTGGAAATATTTACAAGCCAGCAAAATTGAACGCGTCGACTATTCCAACTGGGCCTTGTATCCAGAAGCTTTTAGTGATGTAGATTTACTAAGTGAAGCAAGTCTGCAAGCAAACGCTGAAAGCCATTGGAGCAACCAAGACCAAACGTCAGCTCGGGTAGCCCATATTGGTCAACAAACTTACGTTGATCTAGGTGAGTTAGCTGAAACGGGCATTATTGTTAAGGATTTGTACCAAGCTTTGCTTGAAGACGAGGCACTTGTAAAGCAACACCTTTTTTCCGTAATTCCGGCAGAAGCAGATCGTCTGGCAGCCTATAATTTAGCTTTTAATACCGGCGGGTTGTTTATCTATATTCCTGAGGGACTAGATGTTACCTTGCCATTAGAGTCAGTTCTCAAGCAATTGGTTGATGGTAGCCCTATGAATAAACGGGTTCTTCTTGTGGCTGGCGAGAATAGCCGCGTAAACTATTTGGAGCGTTTAGTCTCTGATGAGGATGCAAGCGGCTCAGCAACGATTATGGTTGAAGTAATAGCCAAGGCTGGCGCGCATATTAACTTCCTCGCTATTGACCAATTAGGTAGTGGAACTGAAGCATACATCCGCCGTCACGGGATAACAGGACGCGATGCAGTGATTAACTGGTCTATTGGTGCCATGAATGATGGCAATACGATTCTAGATATGGATACATATTTAGTAGGTCAAGGATCTGAATCAGATCTATCTATTATCGGTATCAGTGACGGTGAGCAAGTTCAAGGAATTGATTCCAAAGTTGTTAATGAGGGTCACCATACCCGCGGCAATATCTTCCAACACGGGGTCG
This region of Suicoccus acidiformans genomic DNA includes:
- a CDS encoding cysteine desulfurase; the protein is MAFKEEATLLGFDRTFKVSPECRPYTLRDNGFTNTKQGNFEYRRPLDSESRQGLVLKVMVDKDLKGIKISTVTDKGFKTVDVSKLDNNAMVVEKVNFIFDGFVDRNVLIEVD
- the mnmA gene encoding tRNA 2-thiouridine(34) synthase MnmA, translating into MTEANPNKGKRVVLGMSGGVDSSVAALLLKEQGYDVIGLFMKNWDDTDETGFCTATEDYEDVAKVAEQLDIPYYSVNFEKEYWDRVFEYFLKEYRNGRTPNPDVMCNKEIKFKAFLDYAMDLGADYIAMGHYARVRRDADGTVHLLRGVDDNKDQTYFLSQLSQAQLQKALFPLGHLEKAEVRRIAEEAGLATAKKKDSTGICFIGERDFNEFLSKYLPNQPGEMRTLDGEVKGEHMGLMHYTIGQRHGLGIGGGGQSNDPWFVIGKDLTSQTLYVGQGYEHPNLYSDYLDASEIQFTNPLGMPQKFSCTAKFRYRQQDVPVDVQLDETGTKARVTFSEPMRAITPGQAVVFYDGEECLGGGIIDAAYVGDKQRQYV
- the sufC gene encoding Fe-S cluster assembly ATPase SufC, which translates into the protein MSVLEIKNLHVAIEDKEILHGVDLTLKTNEVHAIMGPNGSGKSTLAAAIMGNPLYEVTEGEILLDGEDVLEMEVDERARNGLFIGAQYPMEVPGITNANFMHTAINARRPEDDKMDIRTFIEKLDKNMALLAMPEAMAERYLNEGFSGGEKKRNEILQMLMLEPTFALLDEIDSGLDIDALQVVAKGVNSMKGEDFGAMIITHYQRLLNYITPDYVHILMKGKIVKSGDASLAKRLEAEGYKGIADELGIQLDGSEAEANA
- the sufD gene encoding Fe-S cluster assembly protein SufD yields the protein MHKKAQIPEWFKQTQASAAINWKYLQASKIERVDYSNWALYPEAFSDVDLLSEASLQANAESHWSNQDQTSARVAHIGQQTYVDLGELAETGIIVKDLYQALLEDEALVKQHLFSVIPAEADRLAAYNLAFNTGGLFIYIPEGLDVTLPLESVLKQLVDGSPMNKRVLLVAGENSRVNYLERLVSDEDASGSATIMVEVIAKAGAHINFLAIDQLGSGTEAYIRRHGITGRDAVINWSIGAMNDGNTILDMDTYLVGQGSESDLSIIGISDGEQVQGIDSKVVNEGHHTRGNIFQHGVVLEAGTLTFNGIGHILKNAKFADAQQESRVMMLSEDSRADANPILLIDEFEVTAGHAASIGQIDEEALYYLMSRGISERDAEYLMIRGFLGHVISAMPNTAIREEMVATIDYKLRTF